The proteins below are encoded in one region of Bacteroides uniformis:
- a CDS encoding site-specific integrase encodes MKQGTMNILFFVLKTKLLKNGEAPVLMRITINGSYDDARIQRSVPLNLWNAAKGCSKGRDRASIALNTYIAELHARALEKHKELVLEQALITPKLILKRVFGKDTEMRTLLGTMQDGIKEMETLTGIDYSPVTINRYKNVVKKLQRLIPSYYGKEDITFHELTPEFIRAFDIYLKTEGGLCRNTIVRYMKCFKKFTNMALAKEWMRKNPFYGYKMEQDETDPVFLTYDELQAVMKKKFTIPRLELVRDIFVFACFTGLAFSDVATLSGENLVQDNLGDWWIRKGRVKLEHRRKASSISNIPLLPVPLAILEKYREHPICVKKGCCLPVMCNQKMNSYLKEIADFCGIKKNLTTHVARHTFGTTVTLANNVPLQDVSVMLGHASTRMTQHYARVMNSSLKEAMNNVKERLEW; translated from the coding sequence ATGAAACAAGGAACAATGAACATTCTTTTTTTCGTGCTCAAAACGAAATTGTTGAAAAACGGTGAGGCCCCCGTACTGATGCGGATAACCATCAACGGGAGCTACGACGATGCCCGTATCCAAAGAAGCGTGCCTCTGAACTTATGGAATGCGGCCAAAGGATGCAGCAAGGGCAGGGACAGGGCATCCATCGCATTGAATACCTATATTGCGGAGTTACACGCACGTGCCCTCGAGAAACACAAGGAACTGGTATTGGAACAGGCCCTGATTACCCCGAAACTGATCCTGAAACGTGTTTTCGGGAAAGACACCGAAATGCGTACATTGCTCGGTACCATGCAGGATGGCATCAAGGAAATGGAAACACTGACAGGCATAGACTACTCTCCCGTTACGATCAACCGGTACAAGAACGTGGTGAAGAAATTGCAGCGGCTTATCCCCTCTTATTACGGCAAGGAGGATATCACCTTCCATGAGCTGACACCGGAGTTCATCCGCGCGTTTGACATTTACCTGAAAACGGAGGGGGGACTGTGCCGTAACACGATAGTCCGCTACATGAAATGTTTCAAGAAATTCACCAACATGGCATTGGCAAAGGAATGGATGCGTAAGAATCCCTTTTACGGTTACAAGATGGAACAGGACGAGACCGATCCGGTATTCCTGACCTACGACGAGTTGCAGGCCGTCATGAAAAAGAAATTCACCATCCCACGGCTCGAGCTGGTCAGGGACATATTTGTCTTCGCGTGCTTCACCGGTCTGGCGTTCTCCGATGTCGCCACTCTGAGTGGTGAAAACCTGGTACAGGACAATCTCGGTGACTGGTGGATAAGGAAAGGAAGGGTCAAGTTGGAACACCGCAGAAAAGCGTCTTCCATCAGCAACATCCCGCTGCTGCCCGTTCCACTGGCCATATTGGAGAAATACAGGGAACATCCGATCTGCGTAAAGAAAGGATGCTGCCTGCCTGTCATGTGCAACCAGAAAATGAACAGCTACCTCAAGGAAATCGCCGATTTCTGCGGCATAAAGAAAAATCTGACCACGCATGTGGCCAGGCACACTTTCGGGACCACCGTCACGCTCGCCAACAATGTACCCTTGCAGGACGTGTCCGTCATGCTCGGACATGCCTCCACACGCATGACGCAGCATTATGCGCGGGTCATGAACAGCAGCCTGAAAGAGGCGATGAACAATGTGAAGGAACGTCTGGAATGGTAA